The window CTGGTCGTAGATCTCGTCGGCGAACACCAGCAGCCCGTGCCGCCGGGCGATGTCGAGCATCCCCTCCAACACCTCCCGCGAGTAGACGGCGCCGGTCGGGTTGTTCGGGTTGATGATCACCATGGCCCGGGTGTCCGGGGTGATCCGGGACGCCAGATGCTCCAGATCGGGCTGCCAACCGTTGCTCTCGTCACAGCGGTAGTGCACCGCCCGGCCACCGCACAGCGACACCGCGCCCGTCCACAACGGGTAGTCGGGACTCGGCACCAGCACCTCGTCACCGGTGTCGAGCAGCGCCTGCAGACACATCACGATCAGCTCGGAGACGCCGTTGCCGAGCATCACGTCCTCCGGCTGGACGTCGGTCGCGCCCTGGATCTGGTACTTGTGGGCGACCGCGACCCGCGCCGAGTAGATCCCGCGAGCATCGCTGTAGCCGGTCGCCGACCCCAGGTTGTGCACCACATCGGCCATGATCGGCTCGGGCGTGGCCAGACCCCACGGCGCCGGATTGCCGATGTTCAGCTTGATGATCTGGTGCCCGGCGTCCTCCATCTGCTGTGCGCGGCGCAGCACCGGCCCGCGAATGTCGTACCGGACCGCCTTGAGCCTCTGCGCCTGCTTCACCGGAACACTCTCCCACCTCGACGACCCCGGCAGCCTGTCACATCCCCGGTTTCCCGGACTGTGGCCGCGTGAACAGCAGGTCCAGCTGCGCATCGAGCACCGCCCGCGCCTCCGCCGCCGTGACCTGCCCGCCGAGGAGATAAACCCCGAGGCCCTCCATGAGGGCGAGCAGACCCAGAGCCCCATCCGGTACGGGCAACAGGCTCCCGAAGAAGCCGGACATCTGCGCCGTCTCCTCCCGCAGCACGGCCGACGCCGTGGGCCGCACCGCCGTGTACGCCAGAAACGCCAGCGCCACCCGCCCGTCGGCCCGGCTCTCGTCCTCCAGCGGCAGCAGCGTCCCGATGATCGTCCGCAGCAGCTCCCGGGGCTCCGGGTCGTCACCCAGCCGGGCGACCGCCGCGGTGACCCGCTCCTGATTACGCTCCCGGACCACCTGCATGGCGAACGCCATCATCTCGTCCCTGGTGCGGAACCAGTGCTGCACCATCCCCGCCGACACCCCGGCCTCGGCCGCCACGTGCCGCAGGCTGACCGCCTCCAGGCCCTGCTCGGCGGCGACCCGCATCAGCGCCTCGGCGATCAGGGTGCGGCGCTCCCGCTGGTCCACCTTCTTAGGCATGTCGTCCATGATGAGGCACGTGGATTCGATGAACGCGGACGACCTCGACGCGGCGGTGACCGAGATGCTGCGGCTGCTGATCCCCTTTCAAGATCGGGACTGGACGGTGCGAGCCGGTGACCTCGACTGGGACTGCCTCACCACGGCCGCCCACGTGGCCCACGACCTGACCGCGTACGCCACCCAGCTCGCCACCGACACCCTGCCACCCGGTCTGAAGGCGCCGACCGCCCGCGCCGACGGGTCCTACCTGCCACTCGACCTGACGGTCCGGCCGGACACGTCGCCGCGGACCGTGCTGCAGATCGTCGGCTCCGCCGCCCGGCTGCTGTCGCTCGCGCTGCGTGCCGCCGGACCGGAGGCACGGGCCTGGCACTGGGGACCGACCGACCGTTCCGGCTTCGCCGCGCTGGGCGTCAACGAGACCCTCGCGCACACCTGGGATGTCGCCCAGGGCCTGCGTCTCGACTGGACGCCCCCGCCGGCACCGGCCGCCCGGGTCCTGTCCCGCCTGTTCCCCGACGCCCCGCCCGGCGACCCGTCGGCCGTCCTGCTCTGGTGCACCGGGCGGGTCGCTCTGCCCGGCCACCCCCGTCGGACCGACTGGAAGGTGAAGGCCGCCCTGACCCGTTGACCCCCGCGCCGGCCGGTCAGCCGAGTAACGCCCGGGCCACCGCGCGCC of the Actinoplanes sichuanensis genome contains:
- a CDS encoding pyridoxal phosphate-dependent aminotransferase — translated: MKQAQRLKAVRYDIRGPVLRRAQQMEDAGHQIIKLNIGNPAPWGLATPEPIMADVVHNLGSATGYSDARGIYSARVAVAHKYQIQGATDVQPEDVMLGNGVSELIVMCLQALLDTGDEVLVPSPDYPLWTGAVSLCGGRAVHYRCDESNGWQPDLEHLASRITPDTRAMVIINPNNPTGAVYSREVLEGMLDIARRHGLLVFADEIYDQIIYDRAVHHTAAALAPDVPMISMGGLSKTHRAAGFRSGWLAVTGFGPQDTDYLEGLQLLANMRLCPNVPAQHAIQTALGGYQSINALVTPGGRLYEQREHAWRALTAIPGVECFKPEGALYLFARLDPEIHKIHDDERLIIDLLESKQLLLSHGTGFNIDTPDHLRVVFLAPVDVLDDAIGRLRGFLASYRQ
- a CDS encoding TetR/AcrR family transcriptional regulator, whose protein sequence is MPKKVDQRERRTLIAEALMRVAAEQGLEAVSLRHVAAEAGVSAGMVQHWFRTRDEMMAFAMQVVRERNQERVTAAVARLGDDPEPRELLRTIIGTLLPLEDESRADGRVALAFLAYTAVRPTASAVLREETAQMSGFFGSLLPVPDGALGLLALMEGLGVYLLGGQVTAAEARAVLDAQLDLLFTRPQSGKPGM
- a CDS encoding maleylpyruvate isomerase N-terminal domain-containing protein; translation: MNADDLDAAVTEMLRLLIPFQDRDWTVRAGDLDWDCLTTAAHVAHDLTAYATQLATDTLPPGLKAPTARADGSYLPLDLTVRPDTSPRTVLQIVGSAARLLSLALRAAGPEARAWHWGPTDRSGFAALGVNETLAHTWDVAQGLRLDWTPPPAPAARVLSRLFPDAPPGDPSAVLLWCTGRVALPGHPRRTDWKVKAALTR